The following proteins come from a genomic window of Malus domestica chromosome 02, GDT2T_hap1:
- the LOC103426666 gene encoding probable protein arginine N-methyltransferase 1.2, with translation MGRRKNTNNSGSSSNQTSAAAGFGHLDEAVKDVSESSNHDESMCDPELHKAADDSMGEPEVSFVEADGKTSADYYFDSYSHFGIHEEMLKDLVRTKTYQNVIYQNKFLIKDKIVLDVGAGTGILSLFCAKAGAKHVYAVECSDMADMAKEIVETNGYSNVITVLKGKIEELELPVPKVDIIISEWMGYFLLFENMLNTVLYARDKWLVDDGILLPDKASLFLTAIEDAEYKEDKIEFWNNVYSFDMSCIKKQAMMEPLVDTVDQNQIVTNSQLLKTMDISKMTSGDASFTAPFKLVAERDDFVHALVAYFDVSFTKCHKLMGFSTGPRSRSTHWKQTVLYLEDVLTVCQGESIVGSMTVAQNKKNPRDIDIMLKYSLNGQRCTVSRVQCYKMR, from the exons ATGGGTCGCCGAAAGAACACCAACAACAGCGGCAGCAGCAGCAACCAGACTTCGGCGGCTGCGGGATTCGGTCACCTCGACGAAGCCGTCAAAGACGTCTCCGAGAGCTCCAACCACGACGAGTCCATGTGCGACCCCGAGCTCCACAAGGCCGCTGATGACTCAATGGGGGAGCCGGAGGTCTCCTTCGTCGAAGCCGATGGAAAGACCAGCGCCGACTATTACTTTGACTCCTACTCTCACTTTg GTATTCATGAA GAAATGTTGAAAGATTTAGTGAGGACTAAGACATATCAGAATGTTATCTATCAGAATAAGTTTCTAATAAAGGACAAGATTGTTCTTGACGTGGGAGCTGGGACTGGAATTTTGTCCCTGTTTTGTGCAAAAGCGGGTGCAAAGCATGTTTATGCG GTAGAGTGCTCCGACATGGCTGACATGGCAAAAGAGATTGTTGAAACTAACGGATATTCTAATG TAATTACAGTTCTGAAGGGGAAGATTGAAGAACTTGAGCTTCCCGTCCCGAAAGTGGATATAATTATCTCTGAATGGATGGGATATTTCTTGTTGTTTGAGAATATGTTAAATACAGTCCTCTATGCTCGTGATAAATGGCTT GTAGATGATGGCATTCTACTGCCAGACAAAGCATCTCTCTTTTTGACAGCTATTGAGGATGCAGAGTACAAAGAGGACAAGATAGAAT TTTGGAACAATGTTTATAGCTTTGACATGAGCTGCATCAAGAAGCAAGCCATGATGGAGCCCCTTGTGGACACCGTTGACCAAAACCAAATTGTTACAAACAGTCAGCTACTCAAG ACAATGGATATATCCAAGATGACTTCAGGAGATGCTTCCTTCACAGCCCCTTTCAAGCTTGTTGCTGAACGTGACGATTTCGTTCATGCCCTTGTAGCCTACTTTGATGTTTCATTTACGAAGTGTCATAAATTGATGGGCTTCTCCACAG GGCCAAGATCACGGTCTACTCACTGGAAGCAAACAGTCCTGTACCTGGAAGATGTGCTAACAGTATGTCAAGGAGAGTCAATTGTCGGAAGCATGACTGTggcgcaaaacaaaaagaatcCCCGTGATATTGACATAATGCTCAAGTATTCGTTAAATGGTCAACGATGCACAGTCTCGAGGGTTCAGTGCTACAAAATGCGCTAA
- the LOC103426665 gene encoding uncharacterized protein isoform X1: MPKVKQILVAISVLLAVLACVPISECAKKPAAGARKEDIPFIKCQVCEKLAVQLHQQVEKKRAEIAPKKISEYQIIEISENVCNLKKQEADWILQIDIVEKGDKLELVDQGSEGQCNSECKTIERACQEVLGYSDTDVAEYLYTSKPDLDSLVNYLCKDLTKACSTKPPPVPKNRIPGEAFVAKSEKEAEMEKMMKSMEGMPGAPGMKMYSRDDLMNMNNFGGEDADDEDDDDDETRLPSNLGKIMREKESAKKDLKQKITTGIAKTRETLKKHANKVSNWVRQTWRGPKKTASKKSTKGNKGEL, translated from the exons atgcCGAAGGTGAAGCAAATTCTAGTAGCAATCTCAGTATTGTTGGCGGTGTTAGCGTGCGTGCCAATCTCTGAGTGTGCTAAGAAGCCGGCGGCCGGCGCCAGGAAGGAAGACATTCCTTTCATCAAATGCCAAGTCTGCGAGAAGCTCGCAGTTCAGCTGCACCAGCAAGTCGAGAAGAAGCGAGCTGAGATCGCCCCAAAGAAG ATCTCGGAGTATCAGATTATTGAAATTTCGGAGAATGTGTGTAATTTGAAGAAGCAGGAAGCGGATTGGATTTTGCAGATTGATATAGTTGAGAAAGGAGACAAGTTGGAG TTGGTGGATCAAGGTTCAGAAGGACAGTGTAACTCCGAATGCAAGACAATCGAGCGAGCTTGTCAGGAG GTTTTGGGGTATTCTGATACTGATGTTGCCGAATATCTATATACATCCAAGCCTGACCTTGATTCATTGGTTAATTATCTATGCAAAGACCTAACTAAAGCGTGCAGTACCAAGCCTCCCCCAGTTCCTAAG AATAGGATTCCGGGGGAAGCTTTCGTGGCCAAGTCAGAGAAAGAAGCTGAAATGGAAAAGATGATGAAATCTATGGAG GGCATGCCAGGAGCCCCGGGCATGAAAATGTACTCGAGAGATGATTTGATGAACATGAATAATTTTGGTGGCGAGGATgctgatgatgaagatgatgacgatgatgagaCTCGGTTACCCTCGAATTTG GGAAAAATaatgagagaaaaagagagcgcAAAGAAAGACTTGAAACAGAAGATCACCACCGGAATCGCGAAGACTAGAGAGACACTAAAGAAGCATGCAAACAAAGTCTCTAACTGGGTACGGCAAACGTGGCGGGGACCGAAAAAGACGGCTTCGAAGAAGAGTACAAAGGGAAACAAGGGAGAGCTTTAG
- the LOC103426665 gene encoding uncharacterized protein isoform X2, with amino-acid sequence MPKVKQILVAISVLLAVLACVPISECAKKPAAGARKEDIPFIKCQVCEKLAVQLHQQVEKKRAEIAPKKISEYQIIEISENVCNLKKQEADWILQIDIVEKGDKLELVDQGSEGQCNSECKTIERACQEVLGYSDTDVAEYLYTSKPDLDSLVNYLCKDLTKACSTKPPPVPKNRIPGEAFVAKSEKEAEMEKMMKSMEGMPGAPGMKMYSRDDLMNMNNFGGEDADDEDDDDDETREK; translated from the exons atgcCGAAGGTGAAGCAAATTCTAGTAGCAATCTCAGTATTGTTGGCGGTGTTAGCGTGCGTGCCAATCTCTGAGTGTGCTAAGAAGCCGGCGGCCGGCGCCAGGAAGGAAGACATTCCTTTCATCAAATGCCAAGTCTGCGAGAAGCTCGCAGTTCAGCTGCACCAGCAAGTCGAGAAGAAGCGAGCTGAGATCGCCCCAAAGAAG ATCTCGGAGTATCAGATTATTGAAATTTCGGAGAATGTGTGTAATTTGAAGAAGCAGGAAGCGGATTGGATTTTGCAGATTGATATAGTTGAGAAAGGAGACAAGTTGGAG TTGGTGGATCAAGGTTCAGAAGGACAGTGTAACTCCGAATGCAAGACAATCGAGCGAGCTTGTCAGGAG GTTTTGGGGTATTCTGATACTGATGTTGCCGAATATCTATATACATCCAAGCCTGACCTTGATTCATTGGTTAATTATCTATGCAAAGACCTAACTAAAGCGTGCAGTACCAAGCCTCCCCCAGTTCCTAAG AATAGGATTCCGGGGGAAGCTTTCGTGGCCAAGTCAGAGAAAGAAGCTGAAATGGAAAAGATGATGAAATCTATGGAG GGCATGCCAGGAGCCCCGGGCATGAAAATGTACTCGAGAGATGATTTGATGAACATGAATAATTTTGGTGGCGAGGATgctgatgatgaagatgatgacgatgatgagaCTCG GGAAAAATaa
- the LOC103453178 gene encoding uncharacterized protein — protein sequence MALDLTGSTNSPNTPNIKTLIGKNYDLKLTQSIQNLLSEIPKQSPKCSDFTEEFYELMQARVDPPLESTWVYAALAFRSRNHPKDDPLDRVSATEDLFQLLSMCSASCGSSKSVAMLAPVVRQVYNVCVDLFKRDLSLKREKKVMRKVRDFVGTILGYINLSSFEDSGETDSLITPFSGLIRVWMNSNEGLESFLPLVSSDIFGGLSEGFCDVNYLAGVVIAEVFLLKLCLDFKVGTSGKGLEKELSTWAIGSITTFGNCYLFDVLLRMLLEKTLPITSLLSSEGEVLLRKVLYDAIVLVEYSFLNPDPERAIYVPAELMKSIAMERLIVAHEAVEYFREHGDQRRAISYVTAFSGSQLPSQIIKWVKKQIYVDDGAIKSVGTSPRALIKWLLNLEDQGLKLFDDSIVKFRTKLALDISKSDSLRPASNLEEQKADDDLLFYIDNKGEDEHTDEEDERVNESIAATHMMSSSEKRGRKRKGKKAEKKEKIKFVKYDLRPNADSAGGRPSLINNDSINSGSEAENPLSDEDTD from the exons ATGGCTCTCGATCTAACCGGCTCCACAAATTCCCCAAATACACCAAACATCAAAACCCTAATCGGCAAAAACTACGACCTCAAGCTAACCCAATCAATCCAAAACCTTTTATCCGAAATTCCCAAGCAAAGCCCCAAATGCTCCGACTTTACTGAGGAATTCTACGAATTGATGCAAGCTCGAGTCGACCCGCCTCTCGAATCAACCTGGGTCTACGCGGCATTGGCCTTTCGCAGCCGGAATCATCCGAAAGACGACCCTTTGGACCGAGTATCGGCCACAGAGGACTTGTTTCAGCTGCTGTCGATGTGCTCTGCTTCTTGCGGTTCTTCCAAGAGTGTCGCGATGCTCGCTCCCGTGGTTCGCCAGGTGTAcaatgtgtgtgttgatttgtttAAGAGGGACTTGTCattgaagagagagaagaaagtgaTGAGAAAGGTTAGGGATTTTGTGGGAACGATTCTTGGCTATATAAATCTGTCTTCTTTCGAAGATTCGGGTGAGACTGACAGTTTGATTACGCCTTTTTCGGGCTTGATTCGTGTTTGGATGAACTCAAATGAGGGGTTGGAGTCCTTCTTGCCTTTAGTGAGTAGTGACATTTTTGGAGGGCTTAGTGAGGGATTTTGTGATGTGAATTACTTGGCTGGAGTTGTTATTGCGGAGGTGTTTTTGTTGAAACTCTGCTTGGATTTCAAAGTCGGGACTTCGGGGAAGGGGTTGGAGAAGGAGTTAAGCACTTGGGCTATCGGTTCCATTACAACGTTTGGGAACTGTTACCTTTTCG ATGTACTTCTGAGGATGCTGCTGGAGAAGACTTTGCCTATTACCTCTCTATTG AGTTCTGAAGGTGAAGTTTTGTTGAGAAAAGTGCTGTATGATGCTATCGTATTGGTCGAGTATTCATTCCTCAACCCTGACCCTGAGAGAGCGATTTACGTACCTGCTGAGCTCATGAAAAGTATTGCCATGGAAAGATTGATTGTTGCTCATGAAGCAGTGGAGTATTTTAG GGAGCACGGGGATCAGAGGAGAGCCATCTCTTATGTAACTGCATTTTCTGGTTCACAGTTACCTTCTCAAATAATTAAATGGGTAAAGAAACAGATTTATGTGGATGATGGTGCAATCAAATCAGTGGGAACTTCGCCTAGAGCTCTTATAA AATGGCTTCTTAACCTTGAGGATCAGGGCTTAAAATTATTTGATGATAGCATTGTGAAGTTTCGTACCAAACTGGCTCTTGATATTTCCAAATCAGACTCCTTGCGGCCTGCTTCTAATTTGGAGGAACAGAAAGCGGATGATGATCTTCTTTTTTACATAGATAACAAGGGAGAAGATGAACATACAGATGAGGAAGATGAAAGGGTGAACGAATCCATTGCTGCCACACATATGATGTCATCATCggaaaaaagaggaagaaagcGGAAAGGGAAAAAAGctgagaagaaagagaagataAAGTTTGTGAAGTATGACCTTCGTCCTAATGCCGACTCAGCCGGTGGAAGGCCCTCACTTATCAACAATGATAGCATAAACAGTGGGAGTGAAGCTGAGAATCCACTTTCTGATGAGGATACAGACTGA
- the LOC139188913 gene encoding uncharacterized protein codes for MSHSFIPKELRANLIRVCTVQSPFCPEAAASCAKFAYIISQFSLPQVLAVGSCFDSPDDLVLLLKTWQSPREHPLGGWSDEYAMHLQEVRRSSEVPESDTVRASSTLSRE; via the exons ATGAGCCACAGTTTCATACCGAAGGAACTCCGCGCTAATCTTATCAGA GTATGCACCGTTCAAAGTCCTTTTTGTCCTGAAGCGGCAGCTTCCTGTGCTAAATTTGCATATATCATATCTCAATTCTCCTTGCCACAAG TTCTTGCTGTTGGGAGCTGCTTCGATTCTCCTGATGATCTTGTGCTTCTGTTAAAGACATGGCAGAGTCCTCGAG AGCATCCGCTCGGCGGGTGGAGTGATGAGTATGCTATGCATCTACAGGAGGTTCGTCGTTCTTCCGAAGTTCCAGAATCAGATACAGTTCGAGCAAGCAGTACCCTGTCTAGAGAATGA
- the LOC139190692 gene encoding pentatricopeptide repeat-containing protein OGR1, mitochondrial-like, whose protein sequence is MHGNVEFGETAARKLFELKPEMDSAYILLSNIFAVKGRWDDVSKVRKLMQSQGVKKEPGCSWVEVDGQVNIFVSQDGMHPRIGDIHLKLEELGKKLTSLGYIPETEDVLHDITEREKKRTSPIS, encoded by the coding sequence ATGCATGGAAATGTTGAATTTGGTGAAACAGCTGCAAGAAAGCTTTTTGAGCTTAAACCTGAGATGGATTCAGCATATATCTTGCTATCTAATATCTTTGCAGTCAAAGGCAGGTGGGACGATGTTAGCAAAGTCAGGAAATTAATGCAGAGTCAGGGTGTTAAAAAAGAACCTGGTTGTAGCTGGGTTGAGGTTGATGGTCAAGTCAACATTTTTGTCTCTCAAGATGGTATGCATCCAAGAATCGGGGATATACATTTGAAATTGGAGGAACTAGGCAAAAAGCTAACTTCATTAGGTTATATACCGGAAACAGAAGACGTGCTTCATGATATCactgaaagagaaaaaaaaagaacatctCCAATATCATAG